A window of the Branchiostoma lanceolatum isolate klBraLanc5 chromosome 13, klBraLanc5.hap2, whole genome shotgun sequence genome harbors these coding sequences:
- the LOC136447047 gene encoding uncharacterized protein, giving the protein MADHGELKAQKLKYRYRSLLIGIVASGAVLAIVVGLAVSLTIQQCNKSKEEAVRIGLLFPSDDESAEGMKEAAMLAVDDIRAHRRKVPTAADIQVHSGDYDGSPGGALQTFRRLYDQQGVRLFVGPDSSSHAVHVAEWAMTNAPDAVFISPRATSERLANATNTIRLSMSDQALALAMYLKLQSDNVSVVIPVHVQDSYSTDIVERIRDLVDGMTGDVTVGTSISYAPGEITNKLEARRPTEQLRDALRVHPDAVVLLVSYSEAKYILEAASGDSTLLSRMWYTGDSLALREDILSSDDAKQVAQTVSLYGLAYAGEELHSKRRMRKMQKLASRLKRSPPVFAPLAYDAVNLFYDTCQITRTTDAQMVLAHLTREAEWQNGLSGRLAIDSKGGRAFGDYLRSFVAPQIPDTGKVTVAMTGSWILDGLSQVSHIMDDESDQQGGGRRRREVASSAMMSMSAVTSPAMSSASIFNKSEVMDLKAMAGNNCRNSKFSITSTDPASYMQVDHDFTEDTFPEMFIVSTAYGYSLQMSCDKPEGPVVLDVICPPITNPRDDMACVQTVSYPVAEQGGRRRLLLSQATAGAIGNCVGTAVGCGICFGILSFFTFGVGAAACVAPCTVGIGSTCGTAAAMGASEASSGKIICTELFAQGHLDAQTYLADAAFGRQLAADSPHVMDGYHTLANPIVWLMQRSEMATSIVKTFALPWAQHMSYLQDMADEGDEFGAVVMEIGMVLSGAVGRATQAARAVMAVGDVVLFPVLMAVVTIVACIAMRKNIATE; this is encoded by the exons ATGGCAGACCACGGGGAACTGAAGGCCCAGAAGCTGAAGTACCGGTACCGTAGCCTGCTGATTGGGATAGTGGCCAGTGGCGCCGTGCTGGCCATTGTGGTGGGCCTTGCCGTCAGTCTAACAATCCAGCAATGTAACAAGTCCAAAG AGGAAGCCGTCCGGATCGGACTGCTGTTTCCGTCCGACGACGAGTCAGCTGAGGGCATGAAGGAAGCGGCGATGTTGGCCGTGGACGACATCCGGGCCCATCGGAGGAAG GTGCCGACAGCTGCGGACATCCAGGTCCACAGCGGGGACTACGATGGATCTCCAGGCGGGGCTCTGCAAACGTTCCGCCGCCTTTACGACCAGCAGGGCGTGCGTCTGTTCGTGGGTCCCGACTCCAGCAGCCATGCGGTCCATGTGGCGGAATGGGCGATGACGAACGCACCAGACGCAGTCTTCATCTCTCCACGAGCAACCTCTGAACGACTGGCCAACGCCACGAATACCATTCGACTCAGCATGAGCGACCAAGCTCTTGCTCTTGCCATGTACCTGAAGCTGCAAAGCGACAACGTCTCCGTTGTCATCCCGGTACACGTCCAGGACAGCTACTCTACGGACATCGTGGAGCGGATTCGCGACCTGGTGGACGGCATGACGGGCGACGTCACAGTCGGTACCAGTATCAGCTACGCACCGGGGGAAATCACCAACAAGCTAGAGGCGCGCAGGCCAACTGAACAACTTCGCGACGCCCTGAGGGTACACCCGGACGCAGTCGTCCTGCTCGTGTCGTATTCTGAAGCCAAGTACATCCTGGAAGCAGCCAGCGGCGACAGCACTCTGTTGAGCCGCATGTGGTACACCGGAGACTCCTTGGCTCTCCGAGAGGACATTCTGAGTTCTGACGACGCGAAGCAGGTTGCGCAAACTGTAAGCCTGTACGGACTGGCCTATGCAGGGGAGGAGCTTCACAGCAAGCGGAGGATGCGCAAAATGCAGAAGCTGGCCAGCCGCCTGAAACGCTCGCCTCCCGTGTTTGCACCGCTGGCCTATGACGCAGTTAACCTGTTCTACGACACGTGTCAGATAACGCGCACCACCGATGCCCAGATGGTTCTTGCACACCTTACCCGCGAGGCAGAATGGCAGAACGGACTGTCCGGCAGACTGGCAATCGACTCAAAGGGAGGGCGCGCGTTCGGGGACTACCTGCGTTCCTTTGTCGCTCCACAGATCCCAGACACCGGCAAGGTCACCGTCGCCATGACTGGATCCTGGATTCTGGACGGACTGTCGCAGGTATCTCACATCATGGACGATGAGTCTGACCAACAGGGCGGCGGGAGGCGTAGGAGGGAGGTAGCTTCCTCTGCCATGATGTCCATGTCTGCTGTGACGTCGCCTGCCATGTCGTCTGCCTCGATCTTCAATAAGTCTGAAGTCATGGACTTAAAAGCAATGGCGGGAAACAACTGTCGCAACTCGAAG TTCTCCATCACTTCTACGGATCCTGCTTCATACATGCAAGTGGATCACGACTTCACGGAAGACACATTCCCAGAGATGTTCATAGTTTCGACTGCCTACGGCTACAGTCTGCAGATGAGCTGCGACAAGCCGGAAGGGCCCGTTGTGCTGGACGTGATCTGTCCGCCAATCACCAACCCTAGAGACGACATGGCCTGTGTGCAGACCGTCAGCTATCCTGTTGCCGAACAG GGTGGCCGCCGCCGTCTGTTGTTGTCCCAGGCCACCGCAGGGGCCATAGGCAACTGTGTCGGCACCGCGGTCGGTTGTGGAATATGCTTCGGAATCCTCTCATTTTTCACATTTG GTGTCGGTGCAGCTGCATGCGTCGCACCTTGTACAGTTGGCATCGGAAGCACCTGTGGCACTGCGGCTGCGATGGGGGCTAGTGAAGCTAGTAGTGGCAAGATCATCTGCACCGAACTTTTTGCCCAAG GTCACCTGGATGCCCAGACCTACCTGGCTGATGCCGCCTTTGGTCGCCAGCTGGCTGCCGATTCCCCACACGTGATGGACGGGTACCACACCCTGGCCAACCCCATCGTTTGGCTGATGCAGCGGTCTGAGATGGCTACATCCATCGTCAAG ACCTTCGCTCTACCCTGGGCCCAACACATGAGCTACCTACAGGACATGGCGGATGAAGGGGACGAGTTCGGGGCTGTTGTCATGGAGATAGGGATGGTCCTGAGCGGTGCAGTGGGGAGGGCCACACAGGCGGCCAGGGCTGTCATGGCAGTAGGAGACGTTGTCCTTTTCCCTGTCCTTATGGCCGTGGTTACCATTGTAGCATGCATTGCTATGCGCAAAAACATAGCGACGGAGTAG